A single window of Psychromonas ingrahamii 37 DNA harbors:
- a CDS encoding universal stress protein, producing the protein MSLKHILMPVDLAFNELVEREVSMALKLLDDDGVIDILFVDDTASHRRMAITAVSDRLTEKHSATELAVQAMFDAIIPKWNRGRCIIRHGAVSDEVVAQAKKSNADAIVMASAKPKFRSYLLGSNAAKIVRHAHCSVFVVR; encoded by the coding sequence ATGAGCTTAAAACATATATTAATGCCGGTTGATTTAGCATTTAACGAACTTGTCGAAAGAGAGGTCAGCATGGCACTTAAGCTTCTCGATGACGATGGGGTTATTGATATACTCTTTGTTGATGATACCGCAAGCCATCGGCGCATGGCGATAACGGCGGTCAGTGATCGCCTTACTGAAAAACATTCTGCGACAGAATTAGCCGTGCAGGCGATGTTTGATGCCATTATTCCTAAGTGGAACAGGGGGCGTTGCATTATTCGTCATGGTGCTGTGTCCGATGAAGTGGTTGCGCAAGCGAAAAAAAGTAATGCTGACGCGATTGTGATGGCATCGGCTAAACCCAAATTTCGATCCTATCTATTGGGATCTAATGCGGCAAAAATAGTGCGTCATGCGCATTGCTCTGTCTTTGTAGTGCGCTAA
- a CDS encoding LysR family transcriptional regulator: MDFKRLYYFTVLAQTGNFTKAAEELGIAQSALSMSIQKLEKQLALKLINRAERKMSITSDGQVLLKHAQKILDNVKQAKIQLQELKGLESGTINLGTPAMIGSYYLPDTLALFKQRYPGIQINIHEAGTATLANMLLDGELDLAMIRADRHHDNIRCITLAKEQIVACVPREHEFAKCYNITLEQFCNQPLVLFREGYFLREAVSSYCQQHGINPDIRFETNLIELLKSLIRKKIGISTCLPIILTEDSELVTVPFNPPIPIHLGIGWKASHYLSQASQALVTFLQEEMDGGQG, translated from the coding sequence ATGGATTTTAAAAGACTGTATTATTTTACTGTATTAGCGCAAACCGGAAACTTTACTAAAGCTGCTGAGGAATTAGGGATTGCACAGTCAGCATTGAGTATGAGTATTCAGAAGTTGGAGAAACAACTGGCACTGAAGCTGATTAATAGAGCTGAACGCAAGATGAGTATTACCAGTGATGGGCAAGTATTGCTGAAGCATGCGCAGAAAATTTTAGACAATGTTAAACAAGCAAAAATACAACTGCAAGAACTTAAGGGACTTGAGTCCGGCACCATCAACCTCGGTACTCCTGCGATGATCGGCTCCTACTATCTGCCTGATACGCTGGCATTATTTAAACAGCGCTACCCGGGTATTCAAATTAATATTCATGAAGCGGGTACGGCGACTTTAGCCAATATGCTGCTTGATGGTGAATTAGATCTGGCGATGATCCGCGCCGATAGACACCATGACAATATTCGCTGTATTACCTTAGCTAAAGAGCAAATAGTGGCTTGTGTACCGCGGGAACATGAATTTGCCAAATGCTATAACATCACACTCGAGCAATTTTGCAACCAGCCTTTGGTTCTGTTCCGTGAAGGTTATTTTCTGCGCGAAGCGGTGAGCAGTTATTGCCAGCAACATGGAATTAATCCTGATATTCGTTTTGAAACGAATTTAATTGAATTATTGAAATCGTTAATCCGCAAGAAAATAGGTATCTCGACTTGTTTACCTATTATTTTGACCGAAGATAGTGAGCTTGTGACTGTGCCTTTTAATCCCCCTATTCCAATACATTTGGGGATAGGGTGGAAAGCAAGTCACTACTTATCCCAAGCATCCCAAGCATTGGTTACATTTCTACAAGAAGAAATGGATGGCGGACAGGGCTAA
- the glaH gene encoding glutarate dioxygenase GlaH, producing the protein MSTGNSNYHGFTVTPHTENSRLQVVIIKKATLENFIENTRDFGLQAVEYKPFLRYAVADKLDQACNYELGKLLNEIMQDRDRAAFLLEADESAQADFIDSDEQRDFFVILSTAVSHLIGLPNFDSMYGKYYARFTVVNEDNSDSYLRQPHRRMELHNDGTYVDERTDFVLMMKMDEKNMEMGDSLLLHIDDWKDLPHFYNHPLAKQDIVWTTPPSKNINYQIEHPIFFEEDKNGKPHMLFIDQFACPQRMQEGLYLHQMSESLENESNCFNIRVKTGAMLVAQNHCWLHGRDKFISNPGLKRELLRQRGHFTNK; encoded by the coding sequence ATGAGCACTGGAAATAGTAATTATCATGGTTTCACCGTTACGCCGCATACTGAAAACTCTCGTCTACAAGTAGTCATCATTAAAAAAGCCACACTGGAAAACTTCATAGAAAATACACGTGACTTCGGGCTACAAGCAGTAGAATACAAACCGTTTTTACGCTATGCAGTGGCAGATAAACTGGATCAAGCTTGTAATTACGAACTAGGAAAATTACTCAATGAAATTATGCAGGATCGTGACAGAGCGGCATTTTTATTAGAAGCAGATGAATCTGCACAAGCTGACTTTATCGACAGCGACGAGCAACGTGATTTTTTTGTTATTCTATCAACAGCTGTTTCTCACCTGATTGGCCTGCCCAATTTTGATTCAATGTACGGTAAGTATTACGCTCGATTCACGGTTGTAAATGAAGATAATAGCGACAGTTATTTGCGCCAACCGCACCGTAGAATGGAACTGCATAACGATGGAACCTATGTCGATGAGCGCACGGATTTTGTGCTGATGATGAAAATGGACGAGAAGAACATGGAAATGGGTGACTCTTTGCTTCTGCATATTGACGATTGGAAAGATCTGCCGCATTTTTATAATCATCCGCTTGCTAAACAAGACATTGTTTGGACAACACCACCCAGTAAAAATATTAATTACCAAATTGAACATCCCATCTTCTTTGAAGAAGATAAAAACGGCAAACCACACATGCTGTTTATCGACCAATTCGCTTGCCCGCAACGCATGCAGGAAGGATTATATTTACATCAAATGAGCGAATCATTAGAAAATGAGAGTAACTGCTTTAATATCCGTGTTAAAACAGGTGCGATGTTGGTTGCACAAAATCATTGCTGGTTACACGGCCGTGACAAGTTTATTTCTAATCCAGGTCTAAAACGTGAATTGCTGCGTCAACGTGGTCATTTTACAAATAAATAA
- the lhgO gene encoding L-2-hydroxyglutarate oxidase, giving the protein MKAMYDYVIIGGGIIGVSTAWQLQQRYPEKSILLVEKESQLSRHQTGHNSGVIHAGVYYKPGSMKAKFCKAGVKATTEFCKKHNIPVENCGKLLVATNQLELERMQDLYQRCHENEIHAILLNQAELKIREPNIQGLGAIFVDSTSIVNYTLVTQKMAEEFVKLGGKVMLDTKVINLVESAENTILTCQSSAEEVSITSRFLVSCSGLMADRITKMLNIETDFQIIPYRGEYHQLPAKHNNIVNHLIYPIPDPELPFLGVHLTRMIDGSVTVGPNAVQGWKREGYGKININFRDILDMLSFSGFWKVTKNNLKSGLIETKNSWWKPGYLKMVNKYCDQIKLADLLPYPAGIRAQAVLKDGSLVHDFLFVESPRSLHVCNAPSPAATSAIPIGNYICDKIMAKQGISKSDELSQKSS; this is encoded by the coding sequence ATGAAGGCAATGTATGATTATGTGATCATCGGCGGTGGTATTATTGGCGTATCAACAGCATGGCAACTGCAACAAAGATATCCTGAAAAATCGATTTTATTAGTAGAAAAAGAATCACAATTATCACGTCATCAAACCGGTCATAATAGTGGTGTTATCCATGCGGGTGTTTACTATAAACCAGGCAGTATGAAAGCGAAGTTCTGTAAAGCGGGCGTGAAAGCAACGACCGAATTTTGCAAAAAACACAATATCCCGGTGGAAAATTGTGGCAAGTTACTGGTCGCAACCAACCAGCTCGAATTAGAGCGTATGCAGGATCTTTATCAACGCTGTCATGAGAACGAGATTCACGCAATACTATTAAACCAGGCAGAACTAAAAATAAGAGAACCCAATATTCAGGGACTTGGGGCCATTTTTGTCGACTCTACCAGCATAGTAAATTACACCCTGGTCACCCAAAAAATGGCAGAAGAATTTGTGAAACTTGGCGGTAAAGTGATGTTAGATACCAAGGTTATCAATTTAGTGGAGTCTGCTGAAAACACCATTTTAACCTGCCAAAGCAGCGCTGAAGAAGTGAGCATTACGAGTCGTTTTCTCGTCTCTTGCTCAGGCCTAATGGCTGACCGAATCACTAAAATGCTCAATATAGAGACCGACTTTCAAATTATTCCTTATCGTGGCGAATACCATCAATTGCCCGCAAAGCACAATAATATTGTCAATCATCTGATTTATCCGATTCCAGATCCCGAACTCCCTTTTCTTGGTGTGCATCTAACTCGAATGATTGATGGTTCTGTCACTGTGGGACCGAATGCGGTGCAGGGCTGGAAACGCGAAGGTTATGGTAAAATAAATATTAATTTCCGCGATATTCTGGATATGCTCAGTTTCTCAGGATTCTGGAAAGTCACCAAGAACAACTTAAAATCAGGATTAATTGAAACCAAAAATTCATGGTGGAAACCAGGTTATTTGAAAATGGTCAATAAATACTGTGACCAGATTAAACTTGCTGACTTACTGCCTTATCCAGCCGGAATACGAGCTCAAGCAGTATTAAAAGATGGAAGCTTAGTTCATGACTTTCTCTTTGTAGAAAGCCCTCGCAGCTTGCACGTTTGTAATGCACCCTCACCCGCAGCCACATCGGCAATCCCGATCGGCAATTATATTTGTGACAAAATAATGGCAAAACAAGGCATTTCTAAGAGTGACGAATTATCCCAGAAATCATCTTAG
- a CDS encoding type 2 periplasmic-binding domain-containing protein, whose translation MSIKATAYNYDSRLALLLSGRYIGFLPESYAQSYIDAGTLKCLAPQQRVYRSEIMAITKKTTTVSRVRSLFIKTLGDFYNRKI comes from the coding sequence ATGAGTATTAAAGCAACAGCGTATAACTATGACTCTCGCTTAGCTTTGCTGCTTTCTGGTCGTTATATTGGATTTTTACCCGAGAGTTACGCTCAGTCTTATATTGATGCTGGAACATTAAAATGTTTGGCTCCGCAACAGCGTGTTTATCGTTCTGAAATTATGGCTATTACTAAAAAAACCACCACAGTCAGCCGAGTTCGCTCTTTGTTTATTAAAACATTAGGTGATTTTTATAATCGTAAGATTTAA
- a CDS encoding LysR family transcriptional regulator produces MTKISFPVGQIADYEIKQLKIFKTVADCGGFSAAETELNISRSTISLHISNLESRLHLTLCRRGRAGFSLSEEGQVVYDATVQLLSELDHFRNIISRLDEKLSGSLTVLFSDTISLDSRAGIPTVFRNFAEVASEVYLTSEVAKMAEIERQVLSEEADIGFIPYHRSLDGLEYQMIFTNTCYLYCSNDCPLFSLSDSELSDDVIDGFPAVYSGMKSQKI; encoded by the coding sequence ATGACAAAAATATCTTTCCCTGTTGGGCAGATCGCCGATTATGAAATTAAGCAATTAAAGATATTTAAAACAGTTGCTGATTGTGGTGGTTTTTCTGCTGCTGAGACCGAACTGAATATCAGTCGTTCAACAATCAGTCTTCATATATCAAACCTAGAGTCTCGCCTGCACTTAACGTTGTGTCGTCGTGGTCGAGCTGGTTTTTCACTCTCAGAAGAAGGGCAAGTGGTTTATGATGCTACGGTGCAGTTATTAAGTGAGTTGGATCACTTTAGAAATATTATTAGCAGATTAGATGAGAAGTTATCGGGCTCTTTAACGGTGTTATTCAGTGATACGATAAGTTTAGATTCACGTGCTGGTATCCCCACCGTATTCCGGAATTTTGCTGAAGTGGCAAGTGAAGTATATTTGACTTCAGAAGTCGCTAAGATGGCTGAAATTGAACGACAAGTATTAAGTGAAGAAGCTGATATCGGTTTTATTCCTTATCATCGTAGCCTCGATGGCTTGGAGTATCAGATGATTTTTACTAATACATGCTATTTATATTGCAGCAATGATTGCCCGCTTTTTAGCTTGTCGGACAGTGAGCTTAGTGATGATGTTATTGACGGTTTTCCTGCGGTTTATTCGGGTATGAAGTCACAGAAAATATGA
- a CDS encoding cation:proton antiporter, translated as MTVYATLCFLAAAAMLITFLNSKIGKMQSTIAITAGSLILSLLIVIAGKNGFSPLQEIASEQLAKIDFNSFLLNGILGFLLFAGGLGIKLGNIKDQKWEIAVLALGATLFSTFFIGYVLFYICQFLDFQFDLIYCLLFGALISPTDPIAVLAIVKKLNAPKRISTQIEGESLFNDGFGLVIFVTLYSIAFSDTQPTALSITELFLHEAIGGIIYGLALGLLFHYLISATNDHSMELLLTLGIPSAGYVFAPIIGVSGPLAMVVSGIMIGNWTRINGFSKESIKLLDHFWELIDEFLNGILFLLIGLSMLEYSFHREDWVLMVIAVPLTLTARYLSIKFSYVAFKRFREYNPYSVSVLTWGGLRGGLALAMAMAIPAGVIIIPSKQIDVREIILVMTYSAVFFSILVQGSTITPLINKAKAWQEKQK; from the coding sequence ATGACGGTCTACGCAACTCTATGTTTTTTAGCCGCAGCAGCGATGCTAATTACATTCTTAAACAGTAAGATAGGTAAGATGCAAAGTACTATTGCAATTACCGCAGGCTCCTTAATCTTATCTTTACTAATAGTTATTGCGGGTAAAAATGGCTTTTCTCCATTACAAGAGATTGCCTCGGAGCAGCTTGCTAAAATTGATTTTAACAGTTTTCTGCTAAATGGTATTTTGGGCTTTTTATTATTTGCAGGTGGTTTAGGTATTAAGCTCGGTAATATCAAAGATCAAAAATGGGAAATCGCTGTACTCGCATTAGGGGCGACTTTATTTTCAACCTTTTTTATCGGTTATGTGCTGTTTTATATCTGTCAATTTTTAGATTTCCAGTTCGACCTTATCTACTGTCTGTTATTTGGTGCGCTTATATCCCCTACCGACCCTATTGCAGTACTTGCGATTGTTAAAAAGCTTAATGCTCCAAAACGTATATCGACACAAATTGAAGGCGAGTCATTATTCAATGATGGGTTTGGGCTGGTTATTTTTGTTACACTTTACAGCATTGCATTTTCAGATACCCAGCCGACCGCTTTAAGCATTACAGAGTTATTTTTGCATGAAGCCATAGGCGGGATTATATACGGACTTGCATTAGGTTTATTGTTCCATTATTTGATCAGTGCCACCAATGATCACTCGATGGAATTATTGCTGACGCTTGGTATCCCCAGTGCAGGTTATGTTTTTGCTCCTATTATTGGCGTTTCCGGCCCGCTTGCTATGGTTGTCTCAGGTATTATGATTGGCAACTGGACGCGTATTAATGGCTTCTCCAAAGAAAGTATCAAACTGCTCGATCATTTTTGGGAGCTGATTGATGAATTTTTAAACGGCATTCTTTTTCTATTGATTGGTTTAAGTATGTTGGAATACAGCTTCCATCGGGAAGATTGGGTTTTAATGGTGATTGCTGTTCCATTAACATTAACAGCACGTTACCTCAGTATTAAATTCTCTTATGTGGCTTTTAAACGATTCCGTGAATATAACCCTTACTCTGTGTCGGTATTAACCTGGGGAGGCTTGCGTGGTGGATTGGCGTTAGCGATGGCAATGGCAATCCCAGCCGGTGTTATAATTATCCCGAGCAAACAAATAGATGTGCGCGAAATCATTCTGGTGATGACCTACTCAGCTGTATTTTTCTCAATTTTAGTACAAGGTTCAACCATCACGCCGCTGATTAATAAAGCGAAAGCATGGCAGGAAAAACAAAAATAG
- a CDS encoding EamA family transporter, with protein MPVAAIILVVLSALLHASWNIIGKSNKGSVQAFFFMSAFCSALLLSPYLLWFYFQAGDAVFSAEFWGLLLIGGLFQIIYLLALGFAYQKAEVGLVYPMARALPVLLVGSLSFWMGQVLSPLQWLGFALITLGCLFVPLQRFRELSFNRYLNTGILWAAVAALGTTGYSIIDKMALSILSEQLNKIDNDQLTPPILSDQLISIFYLGAQFWATALPLAIYFILRGQYQEFTEAWRIKKQACIAGLMMGITYALVLNAMLLTDNVSLVVALRQISIVFGLLMGSYWLKEKLYFTRIIGCGFIFCGLLVVI; from the coding sequence ATGCCTGTTGCGGCAATTATTTTAGTTGTTCTTTCGGCTTTATTACATGCAAGCTGGAATATTATTGGGAAATCGAATAAAGGCTCAGTGCAGGCATTCTTTTTTATGAGTGCATTTTGTTCTGCTTTATTACTTAGTCCTTATTTATTATGGTTTTATTTTCAAGCGGGTGATGCCGTTTTTTCTGCCGAATTTTGGGGTTTGTTATTGATCGGTGGACTCTTCCAAATTATCTATTTATTAGCATTAGGTTTTGCTTATCAGAAAGCAGAGGTGGGGCTGGTTTACCCTATGGCTCGAGCATTACCGGTACTTTTGGTAGGCAGTTTATCCTTTTGGATGGGACAAGTGCTTTCACCATTACAGTGGTTAGGGTTTGCCTTAATCACCCTTGGTTGCTTATTTGTACCCCTGCAACGCTTCAGGGAACTAAGTTTCAACCGCTATTTAAACACAGGAATATTATGGGCTGCGGTTGCTGCACTCGGCACCACGGGTTATTCAATTATTGATAAAATGGCTCTGTCTATTTTATCTGAACAGTTGAATAAGATTGATAATGATCAACTGACTCCGCCTATTTTATCTGATCAACTGATTTCAATATTTTATTTAGGGGCTCAGTTTTGGGCAACGGCTTTGCCATTAGCGATTTATTTTATATTAAGGGGTCAATACCAAGAGTTTACTGAAGCCTGGAGAATAAAAAAGCAAGCCTGTATAGCGGGGTTAATGATGGGCATAACCTACGCTTTGGTCCTTAATGCGATGTTATTAACTGATAATGTCAGTTTAGTGGTGGCATTAAGACAAATAAGCATTGTTTTTGGTTTGCTGATGGGGTCGTACTGGTTAAAAGAAAAACTCTATTTCACACGAATAATAGGCTGTGGTTTTATTTTCTGCGGTTTGCTGGTGGTTATTTAA
- the phnR gene encoding phosphonate utilization transcriptional regulator PhnR, translating into MQYLKIKETIVEQIDSGLLPARQKLPSERKLAEAFSTTRVTMRAALSSLEAEARLYREDRRGWFVCPEPLRYDPSSTFNFMSMANNQGRAGFSKLIEARKVLATKQAAALLQVPMLTDIYHIKRVRFLEDRPVVYVSNFIKAAHFPDLLDHDFTPSLTDVYLKYYAVRYQTTHYRVSTTCLFGEIAQVLRATPGSPAMLVERINYDQNGLLIDCDLEYWRHDAICIESTAQLNAESTLG; encoded by the coding sequence GTGCAGTATTTAAAAATAAAAGAAACCATTGTTGAACAAATTGACAGCGGACTGTTGCCCGCAAGACAAAAGTTACCCTCAGAGCGTAAATTAGCCGAGGCATTTTCCACAACACGCGTAACAATGCGCGCTGCACTTTCATCTCTTGAAGCTGAAGCGCGTCTTTATCGGGAAGACAGGCGCGGCTGGTTTGTTTGCCCGGAACCTTTACGTTATGACCCAAGTTCAACTTTTAATTTTATGAGCATGGCAAACAATCAGGGCCGTGCAGGATTCAGTAAATTGATTGAAGCCAGAAAAGTGCTCGCTACTAAGCAAGCAGCCGCATTATTACAGGTGCCTATGCTAACTGATATTTACCATATAAAGCGCGTCCGCTTTTTAGAAGATAGGCCGGTGGTTTACGTCAGTAATTTTATTAAAGCGGCCCATTTTCCAGATTTATTGGATCATGATTTTACACCTTCGCTGACGGACGTTTATTTAAAATATTATGCAGTGCGTTATCAAACCACTCATTATCGCGTCAGTACCACCTGTTTATTTGGCGAAATTGCACAGGTATTACGTGCAACGCCTGGTAGCCCCGCGATGCTGGTGGAGCGTATTAATTACGATCAAAATGGTCTGTTAATTGATTGTGATTTAGAGTATTGGCGGCATGATGCAATTTGCATTGAATCAACTGCACAATTAAATGCAGAATCAACCCTCGGCTGA
- a CDS encoding putative 2-aminoethylphosphonate ABC transporter permease subunit yields MNVIDTALKTVAQPSLINTYFKRVSRDKIILLLILLLLTGVLLLFVVAPLLSILSSSIFNSDGQFVGVANFLLYFSSAALWFSVKNSFTLGIVVTAIVGSLAFFYAFALTRSCMPFKGLFKVLGMAPILAPSLLPAISLIFLFGNQGIAKELLLGNSVYGFIGISIGLVFWTFPHALMILSTSLSTSDARLYESAKALKTSSFKTFFVITLPAAKYGLISTLIVIFTLVICDFGVPKVIGGSYNVLATDIFKQVVGQQNFSMAAVVSLLLLLPALLAFAVDRWVQKKQQNLFDSRSVPYQPSPQPVRDSICFIYCLLISLMVLIILGMAVYGSLVTFWPWNKALSFNHYNFAEMSAYGWSPFWNSLQLGSWTALIGTLFIFVGAYSMEKSRSFTVLRRTLQMLSLLPMAIPGMVLGLGYIFFFNHIDNPLNILYGSMLLLALNTVIHYYTVGHMTAVTALKQLPAELESSAASIKLPQYKLFYKVTLPVCLPAVLDIAAYLFINALTTTSAVIFLYSTDTIPASVSVLNMSDAGQTGSAAAMAVMIMCAALFAKIVHLLLYNFFEKSTQGWRQK; encoded by the coding sequence ATGAATGTAATAGATACGGCACTTAAAACCGTCGCGCAGCCTTCCCTTATCAACACTTATTTTAAGCGGGTGAGTCGAGATAAAATTATTCTGCTTTTAATACTGCTACTACTCACGGGTGTACTGCTGCTCTTTGTTGTTGCCCCTTTATTGTCGATATTAAGCAGCAGTATTTTTAATAGTGATGGACAGTTTGTGGGCGTGGCAAATTTTCTTTTATACTTTTCATCTGCGGCGTTATGGTTCTCGGTTAAAAACTCATTTACCCTGGGTATTGTGGTCACTGCAATTGTGGGCAGTTTGGCCTTTTTTTATGCCTTTGCTTTAACCCGTTCATGTATGCCGTTTAAGGGATTATTTAAAGTCTTAGGCATGGCACCCATTTTAGCGCCTTCTTTATTACCCGCGATTAGTTTAATTTTTTTATTTGGTAATCAAGGTATTGCAAAAGAATTGTTATTAGGAAATTCAGTCTATGGATTTATCGGTATTTCAATAGGACTGGTTTTCTGGACTTTTCCTCATGCGTTAATGATCTTAAGTACCTCACTGAGTACCTCCGATGCACGGCTTTATGAAAGTGCCAAAGCCTTAAAAACATCGTCTTTTAAAACCTTTTTTGTGATCACCTTGCCCGCGGCAAAATATGGCCTGATCAGCACTTTGATTGTTATTTTTACCTTGGTTATCTGTGATTTTGGTGTACCTAAGGTGATTGGAGGGAGTTATAACGTGTTAGCCACGGATATCTTTAAACAAGTCGTTGGTCAGCAGAATTTTTCGATGGCGGCGGTGGTCAGTTTGCTTCTGTTATTACCGGCATTATTAGCCTTTGCGGTGGATCGCTGGGTACAAAAAAAGCAGCAAAATCTCTTTGATAGCCGCTCTGTGCCTTATCAACCATCCCCTCAGCCGGTAAGGGACAGCATCTGTTTTATCTATTGTTTACTGATTTCACTGATGGTTTTAATTATTTTAGGCATGGCGGTTTATGGATCATTAGTGACTTTCTGGCCCTGGAATAAGGCGCTGTCTTTTAATCATTATAACTTTGCTGAGATGAGCGCTTACGGCTGGAGTCCATTTTGGAACTCTCTACAGTTGGGTAGTTGGACAGCATTAATAGGGACGCTATTCATTTTTGTTGGTGCCTATTCAATGGAGAAAAGTCGTTCTTTTACCGTGCTTCGCCGTACCCTGCAAATGTTAAGTCTTTTGCCGATGGCGATTCCAGGTATGGTACTAGGATTGGGTTATATTTTCTTTTTTAATCATATCGATAACCCCTTAAATATATTGTATGGTTCGATGTTATTATTGGCGCTTAATACGGTTATTCACTATTACACTGTCGGGCATATGACTGCCGTCACCGCGCTTAAACAATTGCCTGCGGAGTTAGAATCGAGTGCCGCATCGATTAAGTTACCGCAATATAAATTGTTTTATAAAGTGACTCTGCCGGTGTGTTTACCTGCCGTATTAGATATTGCGGCGTATCTTTTTATTAATGCGTTAACCACCACCTCGGCGGTTATTTTTCTCTATTCAACGGACACTATACCGGCATCGGTGTCGGTATTAAATATGAGTGACGCGGGGCAAACGGGCTCGGCTGCCGCGATGGCGGTAATGATTATGTGCGCTGCGCTGTTTGCTAAAATAGTGCATTTACTGCTTTATAATTTTTTTGAAAAAAGCACTCAGGGTTGGCGACAAAAGTGA
- a CDS encoding putative 2-aminoethylphosphonate ABC transporter ATP-binding protein: MQTYLNIDNVVKKFGQFTALEKISFSIKEGEFVCFLGPSGCGKTTLLRCIAGLEAVTSGLMVQAGTDITHLPPEKRDFGIVFQSYALFPNLTVQDNIALGLKNQGHSNYDCINLVNKWLAMVGLTDFANQYPNQLSGGQQQRVALARALALSPGLLLLDEPLSALDAKVRTYLREEICRLQKKLGITSVMVTHDQEEALAMADRIVVMNQGVIEQIGSPQEIYEQPATRFVANFVGTMNFISASIINKSFIRIGESLLKIPENTPIKGIKSGLVDLAIRPECLYFCSESENSISVKIQFIEFQGAYYQVECQLWDELSAPSIYVNVPVREARKLNLKSQQTRNLAIDTTQIRTYSPTYKSKPTVVAA, translated from the coding sequence ATGCAAACATATCTTAATATCGACAATGTAGTCAAAAAATTTGGCCAATTTACTGCACTGGAGAAAATATCTTTTAGCATTAAAGAAGGCGAATTTGTGTGTTTTTTAGGCCCGTCAGGTTGTGGAAAAACCACACTGCTGCGCTGTATTGCGGGGTTAGAAGCGGTGACTTCCGGCCTTATGGTTCAAGCGGGTACTGATATTACCCATTTGCCGCCGGAAAAAAGAGATTTTGGCATCGTTTTTCAATCCTATGCGCTTTTTCCTAATTTAACGGTGCAGGATAATATTGCACTGGGTTTAAAGAATCAGGGTCACTCTAATTATGACTGCATTAATCTAGTTAATAAATGGCTTGCAATGGTAGGACTGACTGACTTTGCAAATCAATACCCTAACCAGCTGTCGGGTGGACAACAACAACGTGTCGCATTAGCGCGTGCATTGGCATTATCACCGGGATTATTATTATTAGATGAACCACTGTCAGCCTTAGATGCAAAGGTGCGTACTTATTTACGTGAAGAAATCTGCCGGTTACAAAAAAAATTAGGCATCACCTCGGTAATGGTCACACATGATCAGGAAGAAGCATTAGCGATGGCGGATCGTATTGTCGTAATGAACCAGGGCGTGATTGAGCAAATTGGGTCTCCACAGGAAATTTATGAACAACCTGCAACACGTTTTGTTGCGAACTTTGTCGGCACCATGAACTTTATTTCAGCTTCAATTATTAATAAATCGTTTATCAGAATCGGAGAGAGTCTATTAAAGATCCCGGAAAACACCCCGATTAAGGGTATTAAGAGCGGTCTGGTGGATCTTGCTATTCGCCCGGAATGTTTATATTTTTGCTCTGAGAGTGAAAACAGTATTTCAGTTAAAATTCAATTTATCGAATTTCAGGGCGCTTATTATCAGGTGGAATGCCAATTGTGGGATGAATTATCGGCACCGAGCATTTACGTTAACGTACCCGTACGAGAAGCCAGAAAACTAAATTTAAAATCACAACAAACACGCAATCTAGCCATAGATACGACCCAAATACGCACTTATTCACCAACCTATAAAAGCAAGCCTACCGTTGTCGCCGCTTAG